In the Flagellimonas sp. MMG031 genome, one interval contains:
- a CDS encoding DUF4199 domain-containing protein, which produces MEEQQAKTGKFALNYGLLSGLISVVFGVMLYTQKMHYETSTAVIVISIVILAAIVFFAVNAFKKANGGFLTISQALKVGVGVALVAAIISLIYQFVLTNFIEPDFMDKVMEMAKPKAMAQNPNMTEEQWEQGVEMQKSFAWIQYPVLLIMNSVLGLILGLISGLILKKSQPEY; this is translated from the coding sequence ATGGAAGAACAACAAGCTAAAACTGGAAAATTTGCGCTCAACTATGGACTGTTGTCCGGGTTGATCTCTGTGGTATTCGGCGTAATGCTGTACACCCAAAAAATGCATTACGAAACGAGCACGGCCGTTATCGTAATATCCATCGTCATTCTCGCTGCGATCGTTTTCTTTGCGGTCAATGCCTTTAAAAAGGCCAACGGCGGATTTTTGACCATCTCCCAAGCCCTAAAGGTGGGCGTAGGCGTCGCCTTGGTGGCCGCCATCATTTCTTTGATCTATCAATTTGTTTTGACCAACTTCATTGAACCTGACTTTATGGACAAGGTTATGGAAATGGCCAAACCAAAGGCAATGGCGCAAAACCCGAACATGACCGAGGAACAGTGGGAACAAGGCGTTGAGATGCAAAAAAGCTTTGCTTGGATCCAATATCCCGTGCTGTTGATCATGAACTCCGTACTGGGATTGATCTTGGGTCTTATCTCCGGACTGATCTTGAAAAAGTCCCAACCGGAATATTAA
- a CDS encoding GNAT family N-acetyltransferase, with amino-acid sequence MIDNPYATKVFINTWFKHFDKAGSRIKIKDIEGTEFYQSGSGLYINSGETHTKGIYYSMTNEFQIKNKTLLIHDVPSYFNCPKHIPKKSLRLKKIRQYPGFLIELEGFDSLGDFMLKKFKKSSRYKLNKYKKRLTQCFDIQYKMFTGEIAEKDYHTIFKQFRTLLEKRFEDKGEHNNNLDKQEWEFYKKVVLPMIKESKAGLFVIQDHGMPIAITLVYFSKDIIFDAITVFDIDYSKFHLGSVNIMFLIEWGIAKNYKILDFSKGYFDYKVRWSTKKYDFEYHILYNPKSTISRTKAFFLTTFFKTKQYLRDKGINRVLNKVRFALKNSGDHKPQKDGKIPSNPIFEDYDVMDAVDIVEIDRYDPKIKKVLFDFLYLYGENSQDVNIFKLEEKENQFLLKGKKTSKIISLT; translated from the coding sequence ATGATTGATAACCCTTATGCTACGAAGGTTTTTATAAATACATGGTTCAAACATTTTGATAAAGCAGGCTCTAGGATCAAGATAAAGGACATTGAGGGAACCGAGTTCTACCAAAGCGGTTCCGGCCTTTATATCAATTCAGGGGAAACCCATACCAAAGGAATTTACTATTCCATGACGAACGAATTCCAAATCAAAAACAAAACCCTGTTGATCCATGATGTACCCTCTTACTTTAATTGCCCTAAACATATACCAAAAAAATCACTCAGACTTAAAAAAATAAGGCAATATCCTGGCTTCTTAATTGAATTGGAAGGCTTTGACAGCCTGGGAGACTTTATGCTCAAAAAGTTTAAAAAATCAAGTAGGTACAAACTAAATAAATACAAAAAGAGGCTTACACAGTGTTTTGACATTCAGTATAAAATGTTCACAGGCGAAATCGCTGAAAAGGATTACCATACTATTTTTAAGCAGTTTAGAACACTTCTAGAAAAGAGATTTGAGGACAAAGGGGAACACAACAACAACTTGGATAAGCAAGAATGGGAATTTTATAAGAAAGTTGTCCTCCCCATGATCAAAGAAAGTAAAGCAGGGCTTTTTGTTATTCAAGATCATGGGATGCCCATTGCCATTACACTGGTCTATTTTTCTAAAGACATAATTTTCGACGCTATCACTGTTTTTGATATTGATTATTCCAAATTTCATTTGGGATCCGTCAATATCATGTTTTTGATTGAATGGGGCATAGCCAAAAATTACAAAATCTTGGATTTTTCAAAAGGGTACTTCGATTATAAAGTAAGGTGGTCCACCAAAAAATATGATTTTGAATATCATATACTCTACAATCCCAAATCAACCATCTCTCGAACAAAAGCCTTCTTTTTAACCACTTTTTTCAAGACCAAACAATATCTAAGGGATAAAGGAATCAATAGGGTACTCAATAAAGTCCGCTTTGCGTTAAAAAATAGCGGGGATCATAAGCCACAAAAGGATGGAAAAATACCAAGCAATCCAATATTTGAGGATTATGATGTTATGGACGCTGTGGACATAGTTGAAATTGATCGTTATGATCCAAAAATCAAAAAGGTGCTTTTTGATTTTCTATATCTCTATGGTGAAAATTCGCAAGATGTAAACATATTTAAACTGGAAGAAAAGGAGAATCAATTTTTATTGAAAGGAAAAAAAACCTCTAAGATTATAAGTTTAACTTAA
- a CDS encoding glycosyltransferase family 2 protein, with amino-acid sequence MQISIVIPLLNEQESLKELHDWIVQVMQSNHFSYEIIFIDDGSSDGSWETISELSQSNENVKGIQFLKNYGKSQALHAGFKAAEGDVVITMDADLQDNPEEIPGLYAMITQDGHHVVSGWKKKRYDSVITKNIPSKLFNWAARKTSGVKLHDFNCGLKAFNHKVVKTIEVSGEMHRYIPVLAKNAGFSDITEKVVQHQARKYGSTKFGAERFINGFLDLITIWFVSKFGRRPMHLFGAWGVLMFVVGFGFALYLGIDKLFLNPAGRLITQRPQFYIALTAMIIGTQLFLAGFLGEIMVRSRKNDTRYNISDKINL; translated from the coding sequence ATGCAGATTTCCATTGTAATTCCCTTACTTAACGAGCAAGAATCGCTAAAAGAACTACATGATTGGATTGTGCAAGTGATGCAATCCAATCATTTTTCTTATGAAATCATTTTTATTGATGATGGCAGCAGCGACGGGTCATGGGAGACCATTTCCGAACTGTCCCAAAGCAATGAAAACGTCAAGGGTATCCAATTTTTAAAGAATTACGGCAAGTCGCAGGCCCTCCATGCCGGTTTCAAGGCCGCCGAAGGCGATGTAGTGATCACCATGGATGCTGATTTGCAGGATAATCCCGAAGAAATCCCCGGACTCTACGCCATGATCACGCAAGACGGGCACCACGTGGTCTCGGGATGGAAAAAGAAACGGTACGATTCCGTTATCACCAAAAACATCCCCTCCAAACTCTTCAACTGGGCCGCCCGCAAAACATCCGGCGTCAAGCTTCATGATTTTAACTGTGGGCTGAAAGCCTTTAACCACAAAGTGGTCAAAACTATTGAGGTTTCCGGCGAAATGCATCGCTATATTCCTGTTTTGGCCAAAAATGCGGGTTTTTCCGATATCACTGAAAAGGTAGTGCAGCACCAGGCTCGAAAATATGGTTCCACTAAATTTGGTGCAGAACGTTTTATCAACGGCTTTTTGGATTTGATCACCATTTGGTTCGTTTCCAAGTTTGGCCGTAGGCCGATGCACCTCTTTGGAGCTTGGGGCGTATTGATGTTCGTGGTAGGCTTTGGATTTGCACTCTACCTGGGTATCGACAAGCTCTTTTTGAACCCCGCTGGTCGTTTGATCACACAACGCCCCCAATTTTATATCGCTTTAACGGCCATGATCATTGGTACGCAGCTTTTTTTGGCCGGTTTCTTGGGCGAGATCATGGTTCGGTCCCGAAAAAACGATACGCGATACAATATCTCGGATAAAATTAACCTTTAA
- a CDS encoding GNAT family N-acetyltransferase produces the protein MILESGFVFNLFLRRVLSPFYANPISNKITGKVYDTTPIQPLSIGRRAFFVEKDIPEYLTAETVDSLSDFKVKPIRQYKGFACNLDGYTDVADYLKENLGKSTIKNIRTRKRQLESRFNVVYKFYSGEIDKEHYDFLFDRFYHMLKNRFDEKKTYNRYLLDWKHYFEMIYPMLLKNEALLSVIYANDEPISISLEFCLEDICFGYIHGYDSNYHRYQLGDIRMVILLEWLIANKFRFFDTLMGETVFKAKWSNHIYNFHYDVFYKKNSISSLVRLNYLEFKLRFKQWLRDKGILGKWFKMDKFLYKRMAKKLKNHNWKNMEVS, from the coding sequence ATGATTCTCGAATCAGGGTTTGTTTTTAATCTTTTCTTAAGGAGAGTCCTATCTCCATTTTATGCCAATCCCATCTCTAACAAGATAACGGGGAAAGTATATGATACAACTCCAATTCAACCATTATCCATTGGAAGGAGAGCTTTTTTCGTTGAGAAGGATATTCCTGAATACTTAACGGCCGAAACTGTTGATTCACTTTCGGATTTTAAAGTGAAACCAATACGACAATATAAAGGTTTCGCGTGCAATCTGGATGGGTATACTGATGTTGCCGATTATTTAAAAGAAAACTTGGGAAAATCAACCATTAAAAATATCAGAACCAGAAAAAGGCAGCTTGAAAGTAGGTTTAATGTTGTTTATAAATTTTATAGCGGAGAAATTGATAAGGAGCACTACGACTTTTTGTTCGATAGGTTTTATCACATGTTGAAAAATAGGTTTGATGAGAAGAAAACCTACAACAGATATTTGTTGGATTGGAAACATTATTTTGAGATGATTTATCCGATGCTGTTGAAAAATGAAGCTTTGCTTTCCGTTATTTATGCAAATGATGAACCTATCTCAATTTCTTTGGAATTTTGTTTGGAAGACATATGCTTCGGCTACATTCATGGCTATGATTCAAATTATCACAGATATCAACTCGGTGACATTAGAATGGTTATATTGCTTGAATGGTTGATTGCCAATAAATTTAGGTTTTTCGATACCTTAATGGGTGAAACTGTGTTCAAGGCCAAATGGTCAAATCACATCTACAATTTCCATTATGATGTGTTCTACAAGAAAAATTCAATCTCCTCCTTGGTGAGACTCAATTATCTAGAATTTAAACTTCGGTTTAAACAATGGTTACGGGATAAGGGCATTCTAGGCAAATGGTTCAAAATGGATAAATTTTTATATAAGAGAATGGCCAAAAAACTAAAGAATCATAATTGGAAAAACATGGAGGTGAGCTAA
- a CDS encoding phospho-sugar mutase, protein MDSITATAQSWLTDFFDEDTKKEIKHLMDNDPEELKERFYKDLEFGTGGMRGVMGVGTNRINKYTLGKNTQGLSNYLKKSYTDDDLKVVIAYDCRHNSQSLAKTVADVFSANGIRVHLFSDLRTTPELSFAVKYLGCHAGIVLTASHNPPEYNGYKVYWADGGQIVPPQDGEIIAEINALSFEDIKFDKNEKLIHHIDEEVDEAFFEASVKNGSFGAKGKDDFKIVFTSLHGTSITAIPEVLKRAGYKNVTIIEEQAKPDGDFPTVESPNPEEPEALSMAIAKAEEIGADMVVGTDPDSDRLGIAVRNLEGKMELLNGNQTMVLMTKFLLDQYKAKGFKGNEFIATTIVSTPMMQQMAKAYGVEFKTALTGFKWIGKMIKDFPNSQFIGGGEESFGYMVGDFVRDKDAVTSTLLACEIAANAKANGSSFYQDLIDAYVEFGFYKEKLISLTKKGMSGAEEIKQMLKDFKENPVDSVQGSKLLYIEDYNTSIVKNVQTGEEYTLHLPKSNVLIYETEDGTRIAARPSGTEPKVKFYISTNAKLEKAADYKSVNSQLETKIDGILSELNL, encoded by the coding sequence ATGGATTCCATTACAGCAACAGCGCAATCTTGGTTAACCGACTTTTTTGACGAAGACACGAAAAAGGAAATCAAACACCTTATGGATAACGACCCCGAAGAACTGAAGGAACGCTTTTATAAGGATTTGGAGTTTGGTACGGGTGGCATGCGCGGTGTAATGGGCGTTGGCACCAACAGGATCAACAAGTACACGCTTGGAAAAAATACGCAGGGATTGAGCAATTACCTTAAAAAATCGTACACCGATGATGATTTAAAAGTGGTGATTGCCTACGACTGCCGCCACAATTCGCAATCCTTGGCCAAAACCGTGGCCGATGTATTTTCGGCCAATGGCATCCGAGTGCATCTATTTTCCGATCTGCGGACCACGCCCGAACTATCCTTTGCCGTAAAATACTTGGGTTGCCATGCTGGAATTGTGCTTACAGCCTCCCATAATCCTCCAGAATACAACGGATACAAAGTATATTGGGCCGATGGTGGGCAGATTGTACCACCTCAGGATGGGGAAATCATTGCAGAGATCAATGCCCTTTCCTTTGAGGACATCAAATTTGATAAGAATGAAAAGTTAATCCACCACATTGATGAAGAAGTGGATGAAGCCTTTTTTGAAGCTTCGGTAAAGAACGGAAGCTTTGGAGCCAAAGGTAAAGATGACTTCAAAATCGTGTTTACCTCGTTACATGGCACCTCCATCACTGCCATTCCAGAGGTATTGAAGCGTGCAGGATACAAAAACGTGACCATTATCGAGGAACAGGCAAAGCCCGATGGTGATTTTCCAACCGTGGAATCGCCCAACCCAGAAGAGCCGGAAGCCCTTTCCATGGCCATTGCCAAAGCCGAGGAAATCGGAGCAGATATGGTGGTGGGTACCGACCCGGACAGTGACCGTTTGGGCATCGCCGTGCGCAACCTCGAAGGGAAAATGGAACTGCTGAACGGGAACCAGACCATGGTGCTCATGACCAAGTTTCTGTTGGACCAATACAAGGCCAAAGGATTCAAGGGCAATGAGTTCATTGCTACGACCATTGTGTCCACACCCATGATGCAGCAAATGGCAAAAGCCTACGGCGTGGAGTTCAAAACAGCGCTCACTGGGTTTAAATGGATCGGTAAAATGATCAAGGACTTCCCGAATTCCCAATTTATTGGCGGAGGCGAAGAAAGTTTTGGGTACATGGTGGGCGACTTTGTCCGCGATAAGGATGCCGTTACCTCTACCCTACTGGCCTGCGAAATCGCTGCCAATGCCAAAGCCAACGGCAGCTCCTTTTATCAGGATTTGATAGATGCCTACGTGGAATTTGGGTTCTACAAGGAGAAACTGATTTCCCTCACCAAAAAAGGAATGAGCGGTGCGGAAGAAATCAAACAAATGTTGAAGGATTTCAAGGAAAACCCCGTGGACAGCGTGCAAGGTTCCAAACTGCTGTACATTGAGGATTATAACACCTCTATCGTCAAAAATGTGCAGACAGGAGAAGAGTACACCCTGCACTTGCCCAAATCCAACGTGCTCATTTACGAAACGGAGGATGGCACCCGAATTGCGGCGCGACCCAGCGGAACCGAACCCAAAGTGAAGTTCTACATCAGCACAAATGCAAAATTGGAGAAGGCGGCAGATTATAAATCCGTAAATTCGCAGTTGGAAACCAAAATAGATGGTATCCTCTCAGAGCTGAATTTATAA
- a CDS encoding GNAT family N-acetyltransferase: MLAIENRNVWSEIIDQCYQSDFYHTYDYHIISKKEGDKPVLLKYSHGNTHILLPLLIRNIEGTDLKDATSVYGYVGPLGKNIGTDFDNEEFRRQLDNYLRENKIISVFSRLHPYIANQHQILKNIGKIVSHGKVVNIDLTKSEEEQKKDYKRRLRTYINKEIKEYEIIDGACEKYLDSFIKTYCENMKRVNAKPSYFFGKNYFYELLASGQINAELMAAIHKDSGEFAGGAIFTKKGATMQYHLSGVRAKFFHLNPIKLLIDHAKTIGSQEGFTNLNLGGGLGGQEKDSLFYFKSGFSKDYREFNSWQYIVDEPKYNQLLREKEGLEEPIDRSSCFFPLYRQNMDSDDIEISEINCLSND; this comes from the coding sequence ATGCTTGCGATTGAAAACAGGAACGTATGGAGTGAGATTATTGATCAATGTTACCAATCCGATTTCTACCATACTTATGATTACCATATAATATCTAAGAAAGAAGGAGACAAACCTGTTTTGCTTAAATATTCACATGGCAACACCCATATCCTATTGCCATTATTGATCAGAAACATTGAAGGCACGGACCTTAAAGATGCTACATCCGTTTATGGATATGTAGGACCCTTGGGGAAAAACATTGGTACGGATTTCGACAACGAAGAATTCAGAAGACAATTGGATAATTATTTGAGGGAAAATAAAATAATATCCGTTTTTTCCAGACTGCACCCCTATATTGCAAACCAACATCAAATCTTAAAAAACATTGGAAAAATTGTTTCTCATGGCAAGGTTGTGAATATTGATCTTACAAAAAGTGAAGAAGAACAAAAGAAAGATTACAAACGAAGGTTAAGAACATACATCAATAAAGAGATTAAGGAATACGAAATTATCGATGGTGCTTGCGAAAAATACCTTGACTCTTTTATAAAAACCTACTGCGAAAATATGAAGCGGGTGAATGCCAAGCCTAGTTACTTTTTTGGCAAAAACTATTTCTACGAACTTTTGGCAAGCGGACAAATCAATGCGGAACTCATGGCCGCAATACACAAAGATTCAGGTGAATTTGCAGGTGGCGCTATATTTACAAAAAAGGGAGCAACAATGCAGTATCACCTATCCGGGGTCAGAGCTAAGTTTTTTCACCTCAATCCGATAAAACTTCTGATAGACCACGCCAAAACAATAGGTTCCCAAGAAGGGTTTACCAATCTTAACCTGGGAGGTGGATTGGGCGGACAGGAAAAAGATTCCCTTTTCTATTTCAAATCAGGGTTTTCCAAAGATTATCGTGAGTTCAACTCATGGCAATACATTGTGGACGAACCAAAATACAATCAATTATTAAGGGAAAAGGAAGGATTGGAAGAGCCAATCGATAGAAGTTCCTGTTTCTTTCCACTATATCGCCAAAATATGGATTCTGATGATATCGAAATCTCCGAAATAAATTGTCTGTCCAATGATTGA
- a CDS encoding RNA polymerase sigma factor, with translation MIAEETLVQELQQEASRAKAFEVLVNTYKERLYWHIRRIVLNHDDTDDVLQNTFIKVYRNIDQFKGDSKLYSWMYRIATNESLTFLKQRSKKMGVSDQELKDRMVENLQADVYFEGDEIQLKLQKALSTLPDKQKLVFTMKYFQEMKYTDISEALETSVGALKTSYHLAVKKIETYLKEN, from the coding sequence TTGATCGCTGAGGAAACTTTGGTCCAAGAGCTCCAGCAGGAAGCCAGCCGTGCAAAAGCCTTTGAGGTGTTGGTAAACACTTACAAAGAACGTTTGTATTGGCATATCCGAAGGATTGTACTCAATCATGACGATACGGACGATGTGCTCCAGAACACTTTTATCAAGGTCTACCGGAATATCGACCAATTTAAGGGCGACAGCAAGCTCTATTCGTGGATGTACCGCATTGCGACCAACGAATCCTTGACATTTTTGAAGCAACGGTCAAAGAAAATGGGAGTCAGCGACCAAGAATTGAAGGACAGAATGGTGGAAAACCTGCAGGCAGATGTGTATTTTGAAGGTGATGAGATACAGCTGAAACTGCAAAAAGCGCTTTCCACCCTACCCGATAAGCAAAAATTGGTGTTTACCATGAAGTATTTTCAGGAAATGAAGTATACCGATATTTCGGAAGCCTTGGAGACCTCGGTGGGCGCATTGAAGACCTCCTACCATTTGGCGGTTAAAAAAATAGAAACGTATCTTAAAGAAAATTAA
- a CDS encoding MBOAT family O-acyltransferase, with amino-acid sequence MKVQNGLILTASYIFYGLWDWRFLFLILASTIVDYFVGLAIHKKQTQGDKGKLLLWLSILFNVSLLGFFKYYNFFVDAFVDMVLLFGYPIQSTWTLNIILPVGISFYTFQTMSYSLDIYFKRIKPTHNFLDFATFVAFFPQLVAGPIERASNLLGQITNKRSFKYEQAVEGLKLILWGLFKKMVIADGIAPMVDDIFANYDTMPTSTLVLGVSLFSFQVYGDFSGYSDIAIGTAKLFGIELMSNFKFPNFSRNVAEYWQRWHISLSTWFRHYLYIPLGGSRVSRLKSIRNICIIFLVSGFWHGANWTFIFWGGFHALAYIPVFLMGRNTIYKNNVVAENTLFPTFKEIGQLFTTFVIVTFSRIFFRSESLTDSFVFIKRLFTEFHWEPYHHPMGYRMIDYFVLLAIFVLYEFRMRRDERNPFKFKSPIVRFIAYTLVIFCILLFYDDGVDRSFIYFQF; translated from the coding sequence TTGAAGGTTCAGAATGGATTGATCTTAACAGCCAGTTATATTTTTTATGGTCTTTGGGATTGGCGTTTCCTATTTTTGATACTAGCCAGTACAATAGTCGATTATTTTGTTGGCCTTGCCATACATAAAAAACAAACTCAAGGTGATAAGGGAAAATTATTACTTTGGCTGAGTATTTTGTTCAACGTTTCCCTTCTGGGTTTTTTTAAATATTATAACTTCTTTGTGGATGCCTTTGTGGATATGGTACTCCTTTTTGGCTACCCGATACAAAGCACCTGGACTTTGAACATTATACTTCCGGTAGGTATTTCCTTTTATACCTTCCAAACCATGTCCTATTCGTTGGATATTTACTTTAAACGAATAAAACCGACCCATAATTTTCTCGATTTTGCAACCTTTGTCGCTTTTTTCCCCCAATTGGTCGCCGGCCCGATTGAAAGGGCGTCCAATTTGCTCGGACAAATTACGAATAAACGTTCCTTTAAATACGAACAGGCCGTGGAAGGACTCAAATTAATACTTTGGGGCCTCTTTAAAAAAATGGTCATAGCCGATGGTATCGCACCAATGGTGGATGATATTTTTGCCAACTACGATACAATGCCCACCTCTACCCTGGTGCTAGGGGTCTCGTTATTTAGTTTTCAAGTGTATGGGGATTTCTCGGGTTATTCCGATATCGCCATTGGTACGGCGAAACTTTTTGGAATCGAGCTGATGTCCAACTTTAAGTTCCCCAATTTTTCTAGAAATGTGGCAGAATATTGGCAGCGTTGGCATATTTCACTTTCCACTTGGTTCCGACATTATCTGTACATACCTCTGGGCGGGTCAAGGGTAAGTAGACTAAAATCCATCCGCAATATTTGCATTATTTTCTTGGTTAGCGGATTTTGGCATGGTGCCAATTGGACCTTTATATTTTGGGGAGGTTTCCATGCCCTGGCCTATATTCCTGTGTTTCTGATGGGAAGAAATACCATTTATAAAAATAATGTTGTTGCCGAAAACACTCTATTCCCGACCTTTAAAGAAATAGGACAACTATTTACAACCTTCGTGATTGTAACGTTTTCACGTATTTTCTTTAGATCGGAATCGTTGACAGACTCTTTTGTGTTCATTAAAAGACTCTTCACGGAGTTTCATTGGGAACCTTACCACCACCCTATGGGATATAGAATGATAGATTATTTTGTTCTACTTGCCATTTTCGTTCTTTACGAATTCAGGATGAGAAGGGACGAGAGAAATCCATTCAAATTTAAATCGCCCATTGTTAGGTTTATTGCATATACCCTGGTAATATTCTGTATTTTATTATTTTATGACGACGGGGTCGATCGTTCATTTATTTATTTCCAGTTCTGA
- a CDS encoding ABC transporter ATP-binding protein: MNYFKKILRFAAPYRRYGALNIFFNILYALFSALSFAALIPMLDVLFKPEQKVFTKPVYQGFSSLKDYLQDYINYRVTAYSGDDEMKGLVLVIGLVLGLFLLKNLFNYLAMYFITFLRNGVLKDIRNKMYQKIVDLPISFFSEKRKGDVIARITSDVLEIQHSFLSILELIVREPLTIFFTILVMFGISTKLTIFVFVFIPVAGMIISRIGKSLKKKSDRVQKEQGEFLSIVEETLGGLRVIKAFNSESRFYQTFKHSTTRFFHFSNSLLNRQNLASPTGEFLGILVIGVLLWFGGKMVLVDKTLDASSFIAYMGLAYNILTPAKAISKASYGVKKGNAAAERVLEILESDNPIKDLEGAEEKSSFTSGIELKEVGFKYENDYVLKNFNLKVDKGKTVALVGQSGSGKSTVANLVTRFYDVNQGDILIDGTNIKNITKKSLRSLMGLVTQDSILFNDSVKNNIALGKENATMDEIMEAAKVANAHDFIMELPNGYDTNIGDSGNKLSGGQKQRLSIARAVLKNPPIMILDEATSALDTESERLVQDALEKMMQNRTSIVIAHRLSTIQNADTIVVMSKGEIVEQGTHEELMKSAKSYKKLVEMQSFAS; this comes from the coding sequence ATGAACTACTTTAAAAAGATTCTTCGGTTTGCGGCACCATACCGCAGATACGGAGCCCTGAATATTTTTTTCAATATTCTTTACGCACTTTTCAGTGCCCTCTCCTTTGCGGCCTTGATTCCCATGTTGGATGTGCTGTTCAAACCAGAGCAGAAAGTGTTTACCAAACCCGTTTATCAGGGTTTTTCTTCCCTCAAGGATTATTTGCAGGACTATATCAACTATCGGGTTACGGCCTATTCTGGTGATGATGAGATGAAAGGATTGGTGTTGGTCATTGGATTGGTACTTGGTTTATTTTTGTTGAAAAACCTCTTCAATTATTTGGCGATGTACTTCATTACCTTTCTTCGGAATGGGGTACTCAAGGATATCCGAAACAAAATGTACCAGAAAATTGTGGACCTGCCCATTTCCTTCTTTTCGGAAAAACGCAAAGGGGACGTCATTGCACGAATCACTTCTGACGTTTTGGAGATACAACATTCCTTTTTGTCCATTTTAGAGTTGATCGTGCGTGAACCGCTCACCATATTCTTCACGATTTTGGTGATGTTCGGCATCAGCACAAAACTGACCATTTTTGTTTTTGTTTTTATTCCTGTAGCGGGAATGATCATATCCCGAATCGGAAAGTCCTTAAAGAAAAAATCGGACCGTGTACAAAAAGAACAAGGTGAGTTCCTATCCATTGTGGAGGAGACCTTGGGCGGACTTCGCGTCATCAAAGCCTTTAATTCAGAATCCCGGTTTTATCAAACCTTTAAACATTCCACTACCCGCTTTTTTCATTTTTCCAACTCGTTGTTGAATCGGCAAAACCTTGCCTCACCCACTGGAGAATTTCTAGGTATTTTGGTCATTGGCGTATTGTTGTGGTTTGGTGGTAAAATGGTATTGGTGGATAAAACTTTGGATGCCTCTTCATTTATTGCCTACATGGGTCTGGCCTATAATATTTTAACCCCGGCCAAGGCCATCAGTAAAGCTTCCTACGGGGTCAAAAAAGGAAATGCTGCGGCAGAACGTGTTCTGGAAATCCTTGAGTCCGACAATCCCATCAAGGATTTGGAAGGAGCCGAAGAAAAATCATCCTTTACTAGTGGAATTGAATTAAAAGAAGTTGGATTTAAATATGAGAATGATTACGTCCTCAAAAACTTCAACCTAAAGGTGGACAAAGGAAAAACCGTTGCGCTGGTAGGGCAGTCCGGAAGCGGAAAAAGCACCGTGGCCAATTTGGTAACGCGTTTTTACGATGTGAACCAAGGTGATATTTTAATTGATGGCACCAACATTAAAAATATTACCAAAAAATCCCTACGCAGCTTAATGGGTTTGGTAACGCAGGATTCCATCCTTTTTAACGATTCGGTAAAAAACAATATCGCCTTGGGCAAGGAAAATGCTACCATGGACGAAATTATGGAAGCCGCAAAAGTGGCCAATGCACATGATTTTATCATGGAGCTGCCCAATGGTTACGACACCAATATTGGCGACAGTGGAAACAAATTGAGCGGCGGGCAAAAACAGCGCTTGTCCATTGCAAGGGCGGTACTCAAAAATCCACCTATTATGATTTTGGACGAAGCTACGTCGGCCTTGGATACCGAAAGTGAGCGATTGGTGCAGGATGCCCTGGAAAAAATGATGCAAAACCGAACCTCGATTGTTATTGCGCATCGACTGTCCACCATACAAAATGCGGATACCATTGTGGTGATGAGCAAAGGCGAAATTGTGGAACAAGGCACCCACGAAGAGCTCATGAAATCCGCGAAAAGCTATAAAAAGCTGGTGGAGATGCAATCATTTGCTTCATAG